The Chitinophagales bacterium genome includes a region encoding these proteins:
- the ispG gene encoding (E)-4-hydroxy-3-methylbut-2-enyl-diphosphate synthase — protein sequence MIDTLPPANSITAYGSFVTREVRAGSVIIGGNNPLRIQSMTTTDTMDTLATVEQSIRLITAGCELVRITAPSIREAQNLKEIKKELQKRGYSVPLVADIHFTPNAAETAARIVEKVRINPGNYADKKRFQTIEYTESEYQSELDRIRDKFLPLIRICKDHGTAMRIGTNHGSLSDRILSRFGDTPLGMVESAFEFLKIAEDEKYFDIVLSMKSSNPQVMVRAYRLLVNKMVEAGRNYPLHLGVTEAGDGEDGRIKSALGIGTLLEDGLGDTIRVSLTEEPEYEIPVAKILAKRYPRKRESQKPASSISSIINPVDFKRRSANLVVNIGNDHVPVVIGDSCLQKEITPEDFIPFGYRYNRVTDKWNISDMAADYIFAGDHKISFELPGTLGLIENFASWKNHPELERSYPLFSVEEFLREKSKSAQPKFILIKIEDGGKDLYNQLKADANAVVILSAEDNNSINDYRRVFFDLNKEEVKNPVIIRRNFSNISQDELMLYASADFGALLLDGFGDGIWLAFSGLPPKTINSISFGILQGTRQRISKTEYISCPSCGRTLFDLQETTAKIRARTNHLKGVKIAIMGCIVNGPGEMADADYGYVGSGIGKITLYKGKEIVKRAVNTEVAVDELIDLIKLNGDWVEEPSMIALNVE from the coding sequence ATGATTGATACCTTACCGCCAGCTAATTCAATAACTGCTTATGGCTCCTTTGTAACACGGGAAGTAAGAGCCGGCAGCGTAATTATAGGTGGCAATAATCCGCTTCGCATTCAGTCCATGACTACTACGGATACCATGGATACCCTGGCCACAGTGGAGCAATCGATTCGTCTGATTACTGCAGGCTGCGAACTGGTGCGTATTACTGCACCAAGCATTCGCGAAGCGCAGAACCTCAAAGAAATAAAAAAGGAATTGCAGAAAAGAGGTTACTCTGTTCCGCTTGTTGCGGATATTCACTTTACTCCTAATGCCGCTGAAACCGCTGCAAGAATTGTCGAAAAGGTTCGTATTAACCCAGGGAATTATGCCGATAAAAAAAGATTTCAGACAATAGAATATACGGAATCGGAATACCAATCGGAACTGGACCGAATCCGTGATAAATTTTTACCATTAATCCGGATTTGTAAAGATCACGGTACAGCCATGAGAATAGGAACAAACCATGGTTCACTGAGCGATCGGATATTGAGCAGATTTGGTGATACCCCCCTTGGCATGGTGGAAAGTGCATTCGAATTTTTAAAGATTGCTGAAGATGAAAAGTATTTTGATATCGTGCTTTCCATGAAGTCAAGCAATCCACAGGTGATGGTGAGGGCGTACCGGTTGCTCGTGAACAAAATGGTAGAAGCCGGCAGAAACTACCCGTTGCATCTCGGAGTTACCGAAGCAGGTGATGGTGAGGATGGAAGAATTAAATCAGCGCTCGGTATCGGGACTTTGCTGGAAGACGGCCTGGGTGATACTATCCGTGTATCGCTAACCGAAGAACCTGAATACGAAATACCTGTTGCTAAAATTCTTGCAAAGCGATATCCGCGGAAAAGAGAAAGTCAAAAACCGGCATCATCAATTAGTTCAATTATCAATCCTGTTGACTTTAAAAGACGATCTGCTAACCTGGTAGTAAACATTGGTAATGATCACGTACCTGTGGTTATCGGAGACAGCTGTCTACAAAAAGAAATTACACCTGAAGATTTTATTCCATTCGGATACCGGTATAATAGAGTAACGGATAAGTGGAACATCAGTGACATGGCCGCGGATTATATTTTCGCTGGAGACCATAAAATTAGTTTTGAGCTGCCCGGTACATTGGGATTAATAGAGAATTTTGCATCCTGGAAAAATCATCCGGAACTTGAACGCAGTTATCCCTTATTCAGTGTCGAAGAATTCTTACGTGAAAAAAGCAAATCTGCCCAGCCTAAGTTTATACTGATTAAAATTGAAGACGGCGGTAAAGACTTGTACAATCAGCTTAAGGCTGATGCCAATGCAGTAGTCATTCTTAGTGCAGAAGATAATAATAGCATAAATGATTACCGGCGGGTGTTTTTTGATTTGAATAAGGAAGAAGTAAAAAATCCTGTTATTATCCGTCGGAATTTTTCAAATATTAGCCAGGATGAATTAATGCTGTATGCATCTGCAGATTTTGGTGCGTTGCTTCTGGATGGATTCGGCGATGGCATCTGGCTGGCATTTTCAGGACTTCCTCCTAAAACAATCAACAGCATCAGTTTTGGAATTTTGCAGGGAACACGACAGCGTATTTCGAAAACAGAATATATTTCGTGCCCTTCCTGTGGGAGAACCTTATTTGATCTGCAGGAGACCACTGCTAAAATACGGGCACGAACCAACCATTTAAAGGGGGTTAAGATTGCTATAATGGGTTGTATTGTAAACGGACCAGGGGAAATGGCAGATGCAGACTACGGGTATGTAGGCAGCGGTATCGGAAAAATCACTTTATACAAAGGAAAAGAAATTGTAAAGCGCGCAGTCAATACAGAGGTTGCGGTTGATGAGCTGATCGACCTGATTAAGTTGAATGGAGACTGGGTAGAAGAACCATCAATGATAGCCTTGAATGTTGAATAG
- a CDS encoding GMP synthase → MRGIRSLLYVESKKTDARLRWDIYEVRNANQLPSLDYDVYISSGGPGSPLESGEPWEKKYFDLIDQLWAHNLSNPDQKKHVFFICHSFQLICRHWNIGEVNKRHSPAFGIFSIHKTDEGIEEPLFLNLPDPFYAVDSRDYQVITPDISLIQKEGFKVLSFEKIRPHVELERAVMAVRFSDEWIGTQFHPEADPQGMIRYFCRPEKKESIIKNYGEAKFYQMIDYLDDPDKIVLTQQHIIPEFLRNAFNKILETAECV, encoded by the coding sequence ATGCGGGGTATACGATCTCTGCTATATGTAGAGTCAAAAAAAACAGATGCCCGGCTCAGATGGGATATTTATGAAGTAAGAAATGCCAACCAGCTGCCCAGTCTGGATTACGATGTCTACATTTCTTCAGGCGGACCAGGTAGTCCCCTGGAAAGCGGGGAGCCCTGGGAAAAGAAATACTTTGATCTTATTGACCAGCTTTGGGCACATAACCTTTCCAATCCGGATCAGAAAAAGCATGTTTTTTTTATTTGTCATTCCTTCCAGCTAATATGCAGACACTGGAATATCGGTGAAGTGAATAAGCGCCATTCCCCGGCTTTTGGCATTTTTTCAATACATAAAACAGATGAAGGGATAGAAGAACCTTTATTCCTGAATCTTCCTGACCCTTTTTATGCAGTCGATTCCAGGGATTATCAGGTAATAACACCCGATATATCTCTTATTCAAAAAGAAGGATTCAAAGTTCTTTCATTTGAAAAGATCAGACCTCATGTTGAATTGGAACGTGCCGTAATGGCGGTTCGATTTTCAGATGAATGGATAGGTACACAATTTCATCCCGAAGCCGATCCTCAGGGAATGATCCGTTATTTTTGTCGCCCTGAAAAGAAGGAAAGCATCATTAAAAATTACGGTGAAGCAAAGTTTTACCAGATGATTGATTACCTGGATGATCCGGACAAAATTGTTTTAACTCAGCAACACATCATCCCCGAATTTCTTAGAAATGCGTTTAACAAGATTTTAGAGACCGCCGAATGTGTGTAA
- a CDS encoding carboxylate-amine ligase, translating to MNKELFTIGIEEEFMIIDPESRELVSHMHEVVEGGKTILNEQVKAEMHQAVVEVGTNICHDVKEAREEVRKLRKVISEIANQQGARIGAAGTHPFSRWQDALITDHPRYVDIVGEMQDAARSNLIFGLHVHVGIDNRQTGIQIMNAIRYVLPHIFALSTNSPFWLGRNTGFKSYRTKVFDKFPRTGIPENFVSAAEYDEYITLLIKTNCIDNGKKIWWDLRLHPFFNTLEFRICDVPMRLDETIALAAIMQAVVAKQYKLMQQNLSFRHYKRALINENKWRAARYGINGKMIDFGKEEEVPFWMLVEEMISFVDDVVDDLNCREEVEYLRQILIMGSGADRQLKVFQEYGDLKKVVDYIVEETNVGL from the coding sequence ATGAATAAGGAGCTATTTACCATTGGTATCGAAGAAGAATTTATGATCATTGACCCGGAAAGCCGGGAATTGGTATCGCACATGCATGAGGTGGTGGAAGGAGGGAAAACCATTTTAAATGAGCAGGTAAAGGCGGAGATGCACCAGGCGGTAGTGGAGGTTGGCACTAATATTTGTCACGATGTGAAAGAGGCCCGTGAGGAAGTAAGGAAGCTTCGGAAAGTAATTTCAGAAATTGCAAATCAGCAAGGCGCCCGCATAGGCGCCGCCGGTACACATCCTTTTTCACGCTGGCAGGATGCACTTATCACCGATCATCCGCGCTATGTGGATATTGTAGGTGAAATGCAGGATGCTGCACGCTCCAACTTGATTTTTGGGTTACACGTACATGTAGGAATAGATAACCGGCAAACCGGAATTCAGATAATGAATGCCATCCGGTATGTATTGCCACATATCTTCGCTCTTTCTACTAATTCTCCATTCTGGTTAGGAAGGAATACCGGGTTTAAATCTTACCGGACTAAAGTGTTCGACAAATTTCCTCGTACCGGCATCCCTGAAAATTTTGTGTCCGCAGCTGAATATGATGAATACATAACCCTTTTGATAAAGACAAACTGCATCGATAATGGGAAGAAAATATGGTGGGATCTTAGACTTCATCCTTTTTTCAATACACTGGAGTTCAGAATATGCGATGTTCCTATGAGGTTGGATGAAACAATAGCACTTGCAGCAATTATGCAGGCTGTGGTAGCTAAGCAGTATAAGCTTATGCAGCAAAATTTAAGCTTTCGGCACTACAAGCGGGCGCTGATAAATGAGAATAAATGGCGTGCTGCCAGGTATGGTATAAATGGGAAGATGATTGATTTTGGAAAAGAAGAAGAAGTGCCTTTCTGGATGTTAGTGGAAGAAATGATTTCCTTTGTGGATGATGTGGTAGATGATCTGAATTGCCGGGAAGAAGTGGAATATCTTCGGCAGATTCTTATAATGGGAAGCGGTGCAGACCGACAGTTAAAAGTCTTTCAGGAATACGGCGATCTTAAAAAGGTAGTGGATTATATAGTAGAAGAAACCAATGTGGGCTTATAA
- a CDS encoding T9SS type A sorting domain-containing protein, which translates to MKYTGLIIFFLLIRLGLVASVLQSTDQPTGDTCHVINGKISDYISYPNAGLVTSSDGNIYTATCNRDKNIDKNTSIVLRCFNPDGSPNQYIPPVSYKIGLECSLVKMVIDSDDNIYMVLGYKPDQTDSSDVQLVKYNLQLQLIWEILIASYGQPVAKDMTIDNAGNIWITGGYFIGSWGLLLITKIQPDGQKLFGEGFSFGNQGSAITTDMAGHAYVCGYRSFEGVHNFIAMAFDQDGNLFWSKSFDGESRKNDSLDIAYDCISVNGFLYVAGSLNLKSKTTNASQQVVYKIRERDGRIDWFRTSSSGQTHADAAKKILTDFKGNIYIAGEAYDNQQITLTKYDTSGNLKFTEAYTADPDAATTGKEFFVLNDFYKLASDSFYLYGHIKDYAEDGSFNTIHGFIIQYSNDGSLLSENESNVGDFLVITGNSNNNMIYSVSSVPFLQSVNDVDASYYLHIFTNIPTTAPVSLHKLNYLLYPTAAHEWLNISNASGGEIYFYNVYDQLTWKTQLSFGDNILNVSNLPRGIYMIKIVFKNKVEDQKIILL; encoded by the coding sequence ATGAAATACACCGGTCTTATCATTTTTTTTCTTTTAATCAGATTAGGTTTAGTTGCATCCGTATTACAATCTACGGATCAGCCTACAGGCGATACGTGCCATGTTATTAATGGAAAAATTTCCGACTATATAAGTTACCCCAATGCAGGACTGGTTACAAGTTCAGATGGTAATATTTATACAGCTACCTGCAATCGTGATAAAAATATTGATAAGAATACGAGCATTGTATTACGTTGTTTCAACCCTGACGGAAGCCCGAATCAATACATTCCACCTGTATCGTATAAAATCGGTCTAGAATGCAGTCTTGTAAAAATGGTAATTGATAGTGACGATAATATTTATATGGTTTTAGGATATAAACCAGATCAAACGGATAGCTCCGATGTGCAGCTTGTAAAATACAATTTGCAACTCCAGCTGATATGGGAAATTTTAATAGCTTCTTATGGCCAGCCGGTTGCAAAAGATATGACAATTGATAATGCAGGAAATATTTGGATTACCGGTGGTTATTTTATAGGTTCCTGGGGTCTTTTGCTGATTACCAAAATTCAACCGGATGGTCAAAAGCTGTTCGGAGAAGGTTTCTCTTTCGGTAACCAGGGAAGTGCAATCACTACGGATATGGCAGGTCATGCCTACGTATGCGGTTATAGGAGCTTCGAGGGAGTACATAATTTCATTGCTATGGCCTTTGATCAGGATGGAAATTTATTTTGGTCTAAGAGCTTCGATGGTGAAAGTCGTAAAAATGACAGTTTAGATATTGCCTATGACTGTATCTCTGTAAATGGTTTTTTGTACGTGGCCGGATCGTTGAATTTAAAATCTAAAACGACAAACGCATCTCAGCAAGTGGTTTATAAAATAAGAGAAAGGGATGGAAGGATCGATTGGTTCAGAACCTCATCATCGGGTCAAACTCATGCAGATGCTGCAAAAAAAATTCTAACAGATTTTAAAGGTAATATATATATCGCGGGAGAAGCGTATGATAATCAACAAATCACCTTAACTAAATATGATACAAGCGGAAATCTGAAATTTACTGAAGCATATACCGCAGATCCTGATGCAGCCACTACAGGCAAAGAATTTTTTGTTTTAAATGATTTTTATAAGCTCGCATCTGATTCTTTCTATCTATACGGGCATATTAAAGATTATGCAGAAGATGGATCTTTTAATACGATTCATGGCTTTATAATTCAATACAGTAATGATGGATCGTTGCTTTCAGAAAATGAAAGTAATGTGGGTGATTTCCTTGTAATTACCGGAAACAGCAATAATAACATGATCTATTCAGTTAGTAGTGTTCCATTTTTGCAGTCAGTTAATGACGTAGATGCATCTTATTATCTTCATATTTTTACAAATATTCCAACGACAGCACCTGTATCTCTTCACAAATTAAATTATTTATTGTATCCCACAGCGGCACACGAGTGGTTGAACATTAGTAATGCAAGTGGTGGAGAAATCTATTTTTATAATGTTTATGACCAATTAACATGGAAAACTCAATTATCATTTGGAGACAACATTTTAAACGTTTCTAACTTACCGCGTGGAATTTATATGATCAAAATTGTTTTTAAAAATAAGGTTGAAGACCAAAAAATAATTCTGCTTTAA